A genome region from Chiroxiphia lanceolata isolate bChiLan1 chromosome 5, bChiLan1.pri, whole genome shotgun sequence includes the following:
- the LOC116786948 gene encoding rab-like protein 2A isoform X1, whose amino-acid sequence MAAAAEGPRLREREREREREEARDEARDEAAAGAEETVKIICLGDSAVGKSKLLERFLLDGFRPQQLSTFALTLYQHRARVGGQEVRVDFWDTAGQERFQSMHASYYHQAHACIMVFDVQRKVTYKNLNSWYRELREFRPEIPCIVVANKIDADMKVTQKSFNFARKFSLPFYFVSAADGTNVVKVFNDAIRLAVAYKQHSGDFMDQVLQELESFDLQKTNEDLSDKEKSCPEEETPSA is encoded by the exons atggcggcggcggcggaggggcCGCGGCTGCGGGAacgggagcgggagcgggagcgggaggaAGCCCGGGACGAGGCGCGGGACGAGGCCGCGGCCGGCGCTGAGGAGACGGTGAAGATCATCTGCCTGGGCGACAGCGCCGTGGGCAAGTCCAA GCTGCTGGAGCGGTTCCTGCTCGACGGCTT CCGCCCCCAGCAGCTCTCCACGTTCGCGCTGACGCTGTACCAGCACCGCGCCCGCGTGGGCGGGCAGGAGGTCCGCGTGG ACTTCTGGGACACAGCGGGCCAGGAGCGGTTCCAGAGCATGCACGCCTCCTACTACCACCAAGCCCACGCCTGCATCATG GTGTTTGATGTGCAGCGGAAGGTCACCTACAAGAACCTAAACAGCTGGTACAGGGAGCTGAGGGAATTCCGCCCGGAGATTCCCTGCATTGTGGTGGCCAACAAGATTGATG CGGATATGAAGGTGACCCAGAAAAGCTTCAACTTTGCCCGGAAGTTCAGTTTGCCCTTTTACTTCGTGTCTGCTGCCGACGGCACCAACGTGGTGAAG GTCTTTAACGACGCCATCAGACTGGCCGTGGCTTACAAACAGCACTCGGGAGACTTCATGGACCAggtcctgcaggagctggag AGCTTTGACCTGCAGAAGACGAACGAGGATTTGTCAGATAAAGAGAAGAGCTGTCCTGAAGAGGAAACCCCATCTGCCTAA
- the LOC116786948 gene encoding rab-like protein 2A isoform X3 — protein MHASYYHQAHACIMVFDVQRKVTYKNLNSWYRELREFRPEIPCIVVANKIDADMKVTQKSFNFARKFSLPFYFVSAADGTNVVKVFNDAIRLAVAYKQHSGDFMDQVLQELESFDLQKTNEDLSDKEKSCPEEETPSA, from the exons ATGCACGCCTCCTACTACCACCAAGCCCACGCCTGCATCATG GTGTTTGATGTGCAGCGGAAGGTCACCTACAAGAACCTAAACAGCTGGTACAGGGAGCTGAGGGAATTCCGCCCGGAGATTCCCTGCATTGTGGTGGCCAACAAGATTGATG CGGATATGAAGGTGACCCAGAAAAGCTTCAACTTTGCCCGGAAGTTCAGTTTGCCCTTTTACTTCGTGTCTGCTGCCGACGGCACCAACGTGGTGAAG GTCTTTAACGACGCCATCAGACTGGCCGTGGCTTACAAACAGCACTCGGGAGACTTCATGGACCAggtcctgcaggagctggag AGCTTTGACCTGCAGAAGACGAACGAGGATTTGTCAGATAAAGAGAAGAGCTGTCCTGAAGAGGAAACCCCATCTGCCTAA
- the LOC116786940 gene encoding acrosin-like codes for MAWLWLLVLLALAGPVAGTWDTCEGTCGLRPMASDHNSLIPDYGPVALADGTSRVMGGTGVQPGAWPGIVSIQATWKNGTWHMCSGVLLSFQWVLTVAHCFIRAGDVYRWDVVIGATDLTQPGPEAEVRHIQRILVHQHYVAATARNDIALLELDQPVECSDYIQLGCVPDTSVRVSELKSCYIAGWSFATPGDVVLQEAKVHLMDTELCNSSRWYGGAVHPENLCAGYPQGGIDTCQGDSGGPLICKDNRADYFWLVGLSSWGRGCDKARHPGIYTSTQHFYSWILLQTGLSPAERAGPEPEPDVTSTPEQDLRPVTEPDTSLTPEQHLRPAPEPHISWIPKHSQRPAPTSSASLMPTAFPLLILVQFLNLLQDFLRFLKDKKA; via the exons ATGGCTTGGCTGTggctcctggtcctgctggccctgGCCGGGCCCGTGGCTGGCACCTGGGATACTTGCGA AGGGACCTGCGGGCTCCGGCCCATGGCTTCCGACCACAACTCCCTGATTCCCGACTATGGTCCTGTGGCTTTGGCTGACGGCACGTCCCGTGTCATGGGTGGCACCGGTGTCCAGCCGGGGGCCTGGCCTGGCATCGTCAGCATTCAGGCCACCTGGAAGAATGGCACGTGGCACATGTGCTCGGGTGTCCTCCTCAGCTTCCAGTGGGTCCTCACGGTCGCCCACTGCTTCATCAGGGCCGG ggACGTCTACCGGTGGGACGTGGTGATCGGGGCCACGGATCTGACTCAGCCGGGCCCCGAGGCCGAGGTGAGGCACATCCAGAGGATCCTGGTGCACCAGCACTACGTGGCTGCCACGGCAAGGAATGACATtgccctgctggagctggaccaGCCCGTGGAGTGCAGTGACTACAtccagctgggctgtgtgccCGACACCTCGGTGAGGGTCTCGGAGCTGAAATCCTGCTACATCGCGGGATGGAGTTTCGCCACACCAGGAG atgtggtgctgcaggaggccaAGGTTCACCTCATggacacagagctctgcaacAGCAGCCGGTGGTACGGGGGGGCCGTGCACCCCGAAAACCTGTGTGCTGGGTACCCACAGGGCGGCATCGACACCTGCCAG GGGGACAGTGGGGGTCCCCTCATCTGCAAGGACAACAGAGCCGACTACTTCTGGCTGGTGGGGCtgagcagctggggaagaggcTGTGACAAAGCCAGGCACCCCGGGATCTACACCTCCACTCAGCACTTCTACAGCTGGATCCTGCTCCAGACGGGCCTGAGCCCAGCAGAAAGAGCCGGTCCAGAACCAGAACCAGATGTCACCTCGACCCCTGAGCAGGATCTGAGGCCAGTGACAGAGCCAGACACCAGCCTGACCCCTGAGCAGCATCTGAGGCCAGCGCCAGAGCCACACATCAGCTGGATCCCCAAGCACAGCCAGAGACCAGCACCCACCTCCTCGGCCTCATTAATGCCCACGGCATTCCCACTCCTCATCCTGGTGCAATTCCTGAACCTGCTGCAGGACTTCCTGCGCTTCCTGAAGGACAAAAAGGCTTAA
- the LOC116786948 gene encoding rab-like protein 2A isoform X2, translating into MNPVAFCDGTAALMDGTERLPSSPWAWQSLGTVPTISGALSWRDRGIDFWDTAGQERFQSMHASYYHQAHACIMVFDVQRKVTYKNLNSWYRELREFRPEIPCIVVANKIDADMKVTQKSFNFARKFSLPFYFVSAADGTNVVKVFNDAIRLAVAYKQHSGDFMDQVLQELESFDLQKTNEDLSDKEKSCPEEETPSA; encoded by the exons ATGAATCCGGTGGCCTTCTGTGACGGGACTGCAGCGTTGATGGATGGGACAGAGCGACTGCCATCATCCCCCTGGGCTTGGCAAAGTTTGGGCACTGTCCCCACGATATCCGGGGCTCTGAGCTGGAGAGACAGGGGGATag ACTTCTGGGACACAGCGGGCCAGGAGCGGTTCCAGAGCATGCACGCCTCCTACTACCACCAAGCCCACGCCTGCATCATG GTGTTTGATGTGCAGCGGAAGGTCACCTACAAGAACCTAAACAGCTGGTACAGGGAGCTGAGGGAATTCCGCCCGGAGATTCCCTGCATTGTGGTGGCCAACAAGATTGATG CGGATATGAAGGTGACCCAGAAAAGCTTCAACTTTGCCCGGAAGTTCAGTTTGCCCTTTTACTTCGTGTCTGCTGCCGACGGCACCAACGTGGTGAAG GTCTTTAACGACGCCATCAGACTGGCCGTGGCTTACAAACAGCACTCGGGAGACTTCATGGACCAggtcctgcaggagctggag AGCTTTGACCTGCAGAAGACGAACGAGGATTTGTCAGATAAAGAGAAGAGCTGTCCTGAAGAGGAAACCCCATCTGCCTAA
- the ATP6V1F gene encoding V-type proton ATPase subunit F, producing the protein MAGRGKLIAVMGDEDTVTGFLLGGIGELDKHRRPNFLVVEKETSLAEIEETFRGFLAREDVGMILISQALAEQIRPAVAAHARALPAVLEIPSKDHPYDPARDSVLRRARGLFAPDELR; encoded by the exons ATGGCGGGCCGCGGGAAGCTTATCGCCGTGATGGGCGATGAGGACACGGTGACCGGGTTCCTGCTGGGCGGCATCGGCGAGCTGGACAAGCACCGGCGGCCCAACTTCCTGGTGGTGGAGAAGGAGACGAGCCTGGCCGAGATCGAGGAGACCTTTCG GGGTTTCCTGGCGCGGGAGGACGTGGGGATGATCCTGATCTCGCAGGCGCTGGCGGAGCAGATCCGGCCGGCGGTCGCAGCCCACGCCCGGGCGCTGCCCGCGGTGCTCGAGATCCCCTCCAAGGACCACCCGTACGACCCGGCCCGGGACTCGGTGCTGCGCCGCGCCCGCGGGCTCTTTGCTCCTGACGAGCTGCGATAG